A region of the Apium graveolens cultivar Ventura chromosome 6, ASM990537v1, whole genome shotgun sequence genome:
GTCTTTGGCAGGAAAACCTAAACTTTTTTATGTCTCTCAATTCTCAAATACTATTCAGGCCCAAAGCCACTAGAAAGTTCAAAGGAAGATTGGTATTTTGatctttaaaattctcttttacTGTAAAACCATCACACTAAGATTAATAATATTTGTTGCAGGTGTGGATTGCTAAGACCAAACTACATAACAGCGGTTTTCTTGTTTGATATTCGtctattttatttttttttgctaattttaTTTGTTTCTACCAAATGGGATGTCACTGAAACAAAAAGGTTGCCTACTTAAAATCTTCACATACATGATACATCACATTGAACAACATACTAAACAATGCAACATTCAGGGCCTTGTAGTTAGAGGTCTTTACAGAAACAACTTTACTAACCGTAGTAAAGGTAAAGTTTACGTACATCTTACTCTCCCCAAATTTTGCTCTATGCAATACACTGAATATGTTTTGTTCGATTTAGAGGACATGTACAATTGAAACTATATGAGCAGGCATGAACTCACTTTCCCTTGCTATCAAATTTAAGAATTGGATCAGAGCCGCGGAAAAGCATTTCAATATTGAGTGCAGTGGAGAGCAACAAGCAGATGAAAATGACTACAGAAAGCACTGTGAGAATGAGCACTAATCCTGAAGCTGCTAGGCCTTTCACTTCTTGTGCATATGCTGATGCTGCCATTGCTAAGAAGGTTAGGGGAAATGAATACGCCCACCATGCCACGTTGAACTTCCTCATTGCTTTCTTGAACAATGCTGGCCTACAAGCCTGCAGATCACATGCAATTAAGCAATTTAGATTCACAATCAAACTAATGCAGGTAAGATATATAAACATCTAACTCgcataatttatatattttaattagtttttaagaATCTATATTGCTTACCAAAGATGCAAATAGAAATAGGGAGAGGAAAAAGAGCATCTTGCATGGAGTATCAAAAGTGCCAGAAATTGAACTCCAGGCTAAGCTTGCCATACTTGGAGCAGCTACAAACAAGAAATAAACTGGCCGAAGCCTGACTGGAAGATGATCACCACCAGATAAACGTTGATAGAGGGTAATAAAAACTACCAAATAATGTGTCATCCCCAGGGTGAATATACAAGTAGCAGTCTCTTCCCACCCCATCTGAGCTGCTGTTCTTGCAGCCACCAAATTCCCTATAACCGATATTTGACTGGTTGGATTCGCCACCATTGAAAGAAACCTCTTCTCCGTAGTAAACCACTGTCCATAAATCTTTACATCAAGAATCAACAGGGGAATCACAAAGAGCATGCAAAGCCCTTGATAAATAGGTTGTTTTGGATTCAGAATCGGAATGCATTGAAGCAAGAGAAGCCATGCTGTCCAAGGGGTGAACATATAGTTCACTCCAACAAAGTGCAAGAATTCAGCTTTCACTAGGTGAAAATAGAAAATACACCTCAAAATGTAAAGAACTGAGAGCACAATTAAGGTGCAGAGTGCAATATACCACAGTAAAAGGAAAACTACCGAGGGTAATTCGGTAGAAAAATGATTGAGAGATTTAGGGATATCTTTGCGCTCACTTAGAGTCTTCCATAACAAAGCTTGGCTACACAGAGAGATGCATATTCTAAAATAACCTGCATTGAATGCCTGTAAGGGCTTCAAAATTATTTCTTGATCTTTTTTGTGAGCCAAATTGATACTAATATGAACCTCTTCCGCAAGTTCTTGATGATCAGCAGTTACTTGATCTCCCATTGCGatgatatataattatatataaatgtTAAAATGTTTACAAGGAAAGAGTTGTTTGCTGCATGTAATTAATGGTTACACCATTAGTGTCACTTATATAGATCTGGTGCAGCTGATAAAGGACAAATGCAGACGTAAGATTATTGGGTAGCTCCATTCAACATCCGACTAAAAATCTTAATGCAGACGTCGAAAAAAGATTACAAAGTGTAAATGCACACTCATATATAATATTGATGCCATTGGGAGATGAGAGTTCCTATTTACAAATTAATAAGCACAAGTACTCATGCAGGACACAAAATGGAAGAACCAGTCATCAAAAACTGTATTCAAGACTGTTTGTTGGAaaaaaacttagagaaaaaagaaacctacattttgcagagaacttgtactgctatattttttgttatttcttttcttcctgtaaaactcaaggtaaactagccattatataggctttacaaacatattaaaattaactactactaaaactaaccactactaattaatgggtaaattacatgtccataatttactccataactccactagcccactactaaacaattctaaaataatatttttctctaataattaatctattgctaaatatcaaataattaaataaacaaataattaataactaaatttaagattattccaacattaaaaaatatagcagtacaagttctctgcaaaatgtaggtttcttttttctctaagttttttTCCAACACTGTTTACTAATTCCTTGACATTAGCTTTGTGGTAACAAAATTGACCGTTTCTAAAGTAAGATAACCTTACCAGTTATTAGTTCTAACTTCTAACAAAATGTACTTTATGTTCGAAAAATCACGAGGCTCTTACTATTAGAACGCAAGACACATACCGCATATTAAGCATTTTATATTCATGCAATGATTCGGATTAGCCATCATCCTCGTGTTAAGAAACCAGTCGTTCTGCCTAAAGGTCCAAACAGACGAGGTGCACAGCACCATCAACAAGTACTAGAAAACCAATTCCTACTTGTGAGTTATGAACAAAAAAACGTTTACCAATATGTTATTTTTGATCAGCTGCTGCTAAAGTAGTATTTTCTGGTGACTCAACGTTTAAGAAATGTGTATCTTTGATACACGCGTATAACCATATACACTTAAAATAGCATAGCCTTATAAGTTCAAATTCATAATCCGTTCTTCTTAggtagaaatttgaaaatgtcCTCGTATTTAAGTTACGTGACTAGTGATTCATCAAGGGGCGGTTAAAGGTAGATTATGGCTACtgttatataaatatatatagatcACACGTGTTAGGGAGAGCCTCATGACATGATCCTTAATTAATTAGGTCATTTGGGTCCTGTATTCAAAATTGTTGATATGCAGCACTGATGATCAAACATTAAAATTCTTAGCAAATGTGCAAGAAATGCATGGTATCCAACTTGTGCACTTGTCACACATACATTGCTTGTGTATTCCAAAGTGCTTATATAATTAGTCTGTAATTAGTCTATCTCCTTTGTATATATACTTTATTTAGTCATGTACGAATTAATATGATTACAGTCCACCACTAATCTTATTTTTCAGAGCTTCTTACATCATTTCTACACCTTATTTCTCCTTACGATGGAATATTTTTAGTGCATATCTTACGACAAAAAACTTGATTCGTCACAAATACTTACGATGGAAGCTAAATCTCGTCGTAAATATCTATGACCAACAAGCGTCCCATCATcagaataatatttaaataatataatttgCCGCTTAATCATCCCGCCATGTTATACGATGTCGTTCGAACCTTAAGTTTATTATTTTCTTATATATTCGTAATTATATATGTAGGAAAAATGGCTATTATTGTGTGCAATACGAAACGATGTCGTTATGTTATCTTACTTACGACTGATAAGTAGTTTGTCACAAGTTAATATCTTACGACATATATTGACGACGTTCTAAgttgtttattttattttgcttttattTAAAATGCTATTTATATATACTGTATAAAACGCTATATGAAACGATGACGTATTCTGTAAATTTACGACGGAAATATTTAGGAAACTCAACTTATGATGAAAACTAAAATCCGTCGTAAATTGTCGAATAGGTAAATTGGAATTTTTCCCAAAGTTGAAGGTAAATTCAACTTTTCTAAAAATTTTGGCGCCCAATAACTTGCGACGAATTTCGTCGTAGCACATGAATTTTTGtatttaaatttttcaaaaatattttttcagCGATTTAATTGTGTTGATGTAAAAATTCTATCATAAATGGCCTTTTATGTTGTATTGTATATAGAAATGTCCAGTAAAGAACTCGTTCAAATGAAAATTAAGGGCGTTAATCTAGGCTAAACCCCGGATAAATTGAAGATTATCattaagaatttctttataaaGTCATTCTTTTTAGTTAAAATTTTGTAGGAATTTTATTTTAAGCTCCGGGTAGGCTCAAAATATTAGTGAAAATTCATTTACTAATTTCTAATCTTGATTCCGTCACTGGTAACAATTGTACCTAGATTCGGATGTTTTCAAGATAAAGTTCGTTCTCGACTTCTCCTATAAACCAAAACTTATATATAATCTCTAAGTATATCAAAATTTGAacatatttaattaatttattgtGGAGTAGTCGATCACTCTAAATTTTAAAGTTTAGATAAGTCCCAACTAAATCTTATATTATATTTCAACACTCCGCATCACTCAAAACCACAACTTTAAATTTTGAAGCTTTAATTTGGTTTGGTTATCCATGAAGTATACGCGTAAACTTTTCGGTGGAGTTTTACTTTCTTGTTTTGAAAGTATCGCTAGTACCAAAAACCTTCCACAATTGATAAAACGTCCGCTAAAGGAAGAAAATCCAATCAAGACTGGGTTAGTAGTGACGAGCGAGAGCCAATCTTTAATTGTCTCGCCAAGTTCATTTCATCTTAAATAGCCAGACTTCTCGTTTCTTTCAAGGGAAGATAGAGGAAGTCCTTTCTATCTTACTATTAGTCAAGCCTAAATATCTTTATCGTGAGAATATTTGGGTTGGCAAGTCACAAATTTGAGACGGTCGCTGATTAGAGCTCGATATCGAGCAATCGATCATTCCAAAATAATGAATGTATTAAAGGAGGGGTAAATTGGATCTTATAGTatagattttaaaatttattaaatggGGACCAATCTGTAGCAACTGTTTGCTATTATTAGATTGTTAACAAACAGTTTAAGGGCCGTTGGATGGGGGATTAACGGGTGAGATGGTACCCGGACCGCGGAAAGTTTCAGCGGTTGGTCTGGACGGACCGCGGAAAATTTCCGCGGTTGGGTGCTGTCCCCTTATCCCCAGCATCCCAACAACACCTCATTTCACCACAAAAACACCAAAATTTTGTAGAAAAATTCTACTCTCTCCAAGTTTACATTTTAGGCGATTTTCATCAAGAACTTCAAGTTGTTTTGTCAATTCAAGGTATATTTCTTGTCTTAAATTTCTCATTTTCATGGCGGATAAATTATTTGCTCGCATGTTTCGTCATAAACGTCAAAATGAAAAAAAAGAGGCTATTGATTGTAGTTTACATCTTGATAGTTTAAATAGTAGTGAAGAACCTAAAACCCCTGTATATGTTGAAGATGATGATTTTGTAGATAGAAATGGGCaatttattaatttagatgaCGATTTGGTTGATGTTGAAGATGAAAGTGATGGAAATGAGGTTGAAAATGAGGTCGAAAATGATAGTGATAATGTTGAGGGTGAGGATGAAATTGATAATGTAGAGGATGCAAATTTGtatgaaaatgttgatggagGGGGAGTTCCATATTTGAATCAAATTTTTCAAAGTGTGGATGAGGCCGGTCATTTTTTTAGGGCTTATGTTTTACGAAATGGATTTGCGATTAAAATTCAAGCTAGCCATCGTAATAAAGACAACGAGATATATGGTCGTTTATATGTTTGTAGGCTTTATGGAAAAAGTGTCGTCGCCGAGAGTAGTCAAAATAAACGGCGTAGAGAGGTTCTTCCTAAAAGCGAGTGCAAGGTGAGGATGTAtgtcaattatcaaaagaaaaaaggTCACTGGGAGGTAACTAGCCTTGAATTGGTACACAACCACGGTCTTGTTTCCCCTAGTAAGATGAATTTGGTACAACGAGAAAGACATGTCAACACCGCGACCCGTAGTTTGATAAAAACGCTTTATGGTTCGGGGGTTCGTAATTGTCAAGTGATGAATGTGATTGGTAACATTCATGGAGGTAATGACAAAGTTGGTTTCAATGTTCAACATGTTAGGAATGTGTTAAGAGACGAGAGGATGAAAAGGTTTGAGATTAGTGACGCCCAAGCGGGGTTGGACTTGTTGCATAGGTTGAATGAAGAAAGTggttctaaatattttattaggaCCGAAGTCGATGAAGAGAATCGCTTGAAGTGTCTAGTATGGATTGATCCAAGATGTATAATGGCTTACCAAAATTTTGGCGATGTTATGGATTTTGATACCACTTATCGGACAAATAGGTATGCAATGCCATTTGTCCCATTTACCGGAGTCAATCATCATTATCAATCGGTAATTTTCGGGTTTGCATTGATGCGGGATGAACACGCGTCGACTTTTGAGTGGATTCTTCGTACTTGGCTTGAAGGTGTGGGGAATAATCCTCCATTGACTATAATCACGGATCAAGATCAAGCCATGGAAAGCGCTATTGCGGTTGTACTCCCGAATACTACCCATTTATTGTGTTCTTGGCACATTAGTCAAAAATTCCCGGAGAAATTAGCTCATTATTATTCGGCTTTTCCGGAATTCAAGACGGACTTCAACAATTACATTTATAAATCTCTCACCGAATGTGTTTTTGAAGCTAGATGGGCGTCGTTTGTGGAAAAGTATCACTTGCAAGATCATAAATGGTTAAAGGGGTTATATGAGTTGAAGCACAAGTGGATTCCTGCATATACTAGAAACAAATTTTCGGCGTTTCAAAATAGTACATCGAGGAGTGAGGGGATGAATTCTTTCTTTGATAAGTATGTGAGTTCGGCAACGGGTTTGAAGGAATTCATTGAAAATGCCCAAAAAGCATTGGCAAGGCAATTCATGAGGGAGAAGGAAGAAGATTATGTCACCATTAATCTAAAACGTCCTATGAAATTGCATACCACATTGGAGTATCATGCTTCTTGTATCTACACTAAGGGAATGTTTAGAAGATTTCAAGATGAATTGGTCGAGTCTTCAAAATACTTTGTTGAAAAAGACCGACGAGTTAGTGAAGAAGGGGAGAGAATGGGGGATGTTTATACGTATTATAGTTGTTATAGGCCCATGTCCGAGCCTACGAGATGAAATGTTTATTTTGTGGCATTCGAGAAAGCAAGCTCTTTGGGAATGTGTACGTGTAGAATGCTTGAACATTCGGGGCTACCTTGTAGACACCTATTGGCGGTCTTCACTAAGAAACGGGTTTCGGAAATTCCCCCGTATTACATAAACCGGAGGTGGACAATGCAtgccaatagagttgatggtgtgtTGCCTTACAATTTGGATGTTGGACAAAGTCATGAGATGACCTCAACCGATCGATTTAATAGCATGACAATGTTAACCATGAGTTTTTGTCAAAGTAGCATTGCATCCAAGGAACGGTATGATTATGCCGTTGGAGTGATGAATCGAGAAATACCAATTCTCGAAAAAATGAGCGTTGATGGAATTAAATCTTACGAAAGCAATTCGCAAGCTCCAAATGCAAGTGCTCATGAAGAAACAATTCTTGACCCTATTATGTCCCAAACTAAAGGGAGGAAGAAGGACGTTCGTTTCAAAAGTCCAATAGAATCGATTGGTAAAAAGGAGAAGCCGCCAAGAAGTTGCACTTATTGTCAAATGGAAGGCCATGATAAAAGGAAGTGTGCTAGTAGACTAGAAGATCTTAAAAATGTTCAAGAATCGCAATATAATTAGTGGTGTACCATTTTGTAACCGAATGTTGTAATCTTTAAATGGATTTCAAATATTAAGTGTTTAACATTGCTTTCTTTTTTGTTATGttttattgtcatataattgccaattattgtcatataattgtgttttattaTGATAGGTAACATGACTAGCGAGTATAGTGGTGAGAACAACTCCGATCATAGTTGTGATTCGGTTTCCCACGTTAGCAACACATTCTCGGACTCCCTACCAAGCGACTCGTGGTATGAGGATAATGACGAGGAAGATGTGGTCTCACCAACCTTTAGTGAGATGGAAGATGCATGTGCCGAGTTGATGCCCCTTGTGGACAATGACGAGCCGCCCCATGTGGAGGAAGAGGAAACGGACTTGTACCCACCCGATGAGGAGGCTTATAGGGCCAAAAATTGGATCGAGGCATGCAATTGGATGGAGGGTACTGAACCGTGGAGATTGGTGAACTCTCATCCGGATCCGTACTTCCTTCCAATCTTGAATTTGGGCAACAACACGCCCGATGGAAAATGGAAAAAATCCGGATGGAATGGCGGTAAGCTTGTTAAATGTGATCGGATTGCCGATATTGTAAACTTGAGGCCTCGTGAGGGTTGTAATATGGACCAAATACGCATCGAATATGTGAAGGGTTGGGTTTCACACCTAACGGGAGGGACGGAGAGGGAACGCGGGACATGTTTTGCAAGATTTCGTCTCTACGATGGCTCGAATACGATTCCGGTTACCATTTGGAACGACTCCAACCCTTACCCTTGGAAACTTACGGAAGGCCATATCCGTGATGGTTGTGTACTTGTTCTCTACCATATTGCATGCTTCGTGGATACTACGCAAGGAGTTGCTCAACACCGGTTATCCGGTGGTCTTTCTAATATACTAGGTATTTTTGGTTAGGACCaatatatttcataaaatttagTGGATTGTATTGATCGTCTAATTTTCATTCGAATCCATGTATTTTCATtgaattttatatgaattttctatgaattaAAGTATGAAATTTGAGATTGAAAGTGTACCTAAAAATTTGAGAttgaaaattaaaatttacaagtcGAACTATACATTACAAATTGTTATGAAATGTATTGAAAagtttttttcaatatttggacAAGCGTTGACTTTCGTTGACTTTTTTAAGGAATTTTCAATTTAAcgtaaaaaatgaaaaaaaataaattttttttttgaaaatcactCATTACCATATTTTAAGACTTTTGAGAGTAGTTTGGATTAGTGGAAGTTAGTTTAGGACTAACTTCCAAAAATTAAGCAATTTCAACAGAAGATTATTTTGCACATACTCTGTTTCCCCTGTCTTTTGCTCTGTTTTCAGGGGCAAAAAACAAAACTGATGGACCGCGGAAATTTTCCGCGGTTGGGCTGTAGACGGATCGCGGAAATTTTCCGCGGTTGGGGCCATTAAATTGTTTTTTTGCAGATTGAAAATAGAGCAGCCAGAAAATTCCACCAAAATCCCAACACCTACAACACCAAAATCCACCAAATTCCACCAAAATCCACCAAATTCCACCAAAATCCACAACAACCCAAAATGCTCAAAAATAACAAAAATCCAACAAAATTAAACAACGTCAAACCAAACAAACCAAATAAACCAAATAAAACCCGACAACATAAAATGAAATCCAACTACATAATTCAACAACCTAAAATCAAATGAAATCCAACTACATAATCCGACAACCTAAAATGAAATGCAATCCAACTACATaatctgacaaactaaaataCTATGAAATTCAACTACGAAGCCTCGTGACGCCTACGCATACGAATCCCGGGAATCCCCCTTGCCTTCCCTAACTGAAGCTCCCTGGCTATCCGATACTTAAAGGTATCCACCTCCTCCTGCGACCAATTTGGTACCTCAGCTAAGTCATATCCTTGTGTGAAGTAGTCCATGTACTTCATCACATAAACACCACAATCATTAGAGTTTCGTTGCTTTGGCCTGGACGGTAGAGCTGGGACCTCGGCTGAAGTAGGGTCAAGCCCCTCGACTGGGTGTACCATATGCAATAGCCTCGGCAACAACCATGACTGTAATGAAATTATGATCCGAGAATGAATATAATATACAATTGGTAAGAACTATATAGAAGACAGTAATAGTAGAGGAACATACCACCACTCGTATATCCTCACGATAATCCGGCTCGTCATTCATTGAATCTATGATAAGACCTTCAAATCGTCTAGTACCGAACATGAACAAAACCCAATGCACATCTCCGACACAACATGGGATGAATATGTAGTCCGCCTCGAGAACGGAAGGACCAACAGTAGCACTGGAAAACCCGGTAAAGCTACGTAATGCTTTATTCCATGCCCTCTGCAATGTATCTCCACCGACCCTCGATGCTTTTCTGATTTTCTTCACATGTCCTTTCCCAAGAACCATGAAGTAGGGATCCATGAAATAATAGACGGGTTTCCTCTCCCATATACCTCCAGTGTGAATCTCCTCCTCCCGAGTCCTTAGCAATCCCTGCAAGTATATATGAATGCAACAAGTAAAATAAATGCAACAAGTAAAATTAATGCAACAAGTAAAATAAATGCAAAAACTAAAATATATTAGACAACGAACAATACCATATAAGTGTATATGATCCTGTCATCAACCCATGTTCCTGGAGCCAGACTCTGCATAACTGATGCATGGACGTGATAGTCCTGAACACTAAGACCACCGGGATTCCTCGGCGCCATCCCAAAGCCCCATCCCCAATCTGAATATATAGCATTCTTCTTTGTCATGCTGAGACTCTTAGTGATACTCCACTTCTCCTCTTTCATCCTGCGGGATGCAAGCTTCACGGGCCTACTAGATGAGGCAATAGCCTGGGGTGGCTGAGACACATGCTGGGATGGTTGTGTCATGTCAACGACATCCTGGGCAGGAATGGCTGGAATGTCAAAGTCGTCAGCCAAAGGTGCAATGAAATCTGGTTTTATGTTCTGAAATGTGGGAGGTCTGTAGGCGGGTCCTTTGATCTTCTTCATCAACCGAGAGAATGGTGTGAGGAAGGTAGCAGAAATCCTCCCAAACTCCTTCACAAACTCAGGAGGAACCCTAGCGTCCAGCTGCTTCAACATATTAAGCCCGGCAACCATCTACAAACAAAAACAAGCAAACATTTTTTCATTAATTCCACAAGAATATCATATCATCAAGATGAAATACGTGTGAATGCAAATTTTGTAGTGTGTGGGTGTGTAATATGAAATATACATATTTGTAAAACACTTACAACTTCATAGCCCTCGAGGCTATCATACAACTCCCTCGTCTTGTACTGCTGCTGAGGCTGTGGATCGGTTTTCCCTATGCGCATACGAGATATATCAGCATACCACGCCATGTAATCAGCCTCCGAAGCTATGTCTACCGAGTCATCAACAAGGCCATCCAAATCTGAACAGAACCTGGCCCATTTGCCAATATCAATAAACCACCGCACCAGCCAATCCTCCCCTGCAAACGTGGCATCCTTAGCCCCCCTGTAACCAACCATGTTTACCGGTGCCCGTGGAATCTGGGGACTAGAACCAAACTGTCTCGACACCCTGTCCGGATGATGCCACTCGACCACGTCGTAACATACAAGGGGAACTCGACCGCACTCAGCTAATTGTGCCTGTATCATCTCGCTGTCCATAACATCCTCGAACCTAGCATACGGCCTCCAGACCACCTCATCACCAGCAACACCATCAAACTCACCCCTATAGAACGGTAAGCTGTGGTGAGGGCCTGACATCCTGCGCTTCTTCGAAACCCCGACATGAGTATCACTA
Encoded here:
- the LOC141668396 gene encoding S-type anion channel SLAH1-like encodes the protein MGDQVTADHQELAEEVHISINLAHKKDQEIILKPLQAFNAGYFRICISLCSQALLWKTLSERKDIPKSLNHFSTELPSVVFLLLWYIALCTLIVLSVLYILRCIFYFHLVKAEFLHFVGVNYMFTPWTAWLLLLQCIPILNPKQPIYQGLCMLFVIPLLILDVKIYGQWFTTEKRFLSMVANPTSQISVIGNLVAARTAAQMGWEETATCIFTLGMTHYLVVFITLYQRLSGGDHLPVRLRPVYFLFVAAPSMASLAWSSISGTFDTPCKMLFFLSLFLFASLACRPALFKKAMRKFNVAWWAYSFPLTFLAMAASAYAQEVKGLAASGLVLILTVLSVVIFICLLLSTALNIEMLFRGSDPILKFDSKGK
- the LOC141664895 gene encoding protein FAR1-RELATED SEQUENCE 5-like gives rise to the protein MADKLFARMFRHKRQNEKKEAIDCSLHLDSLNSSEEPKTPVYVEDDDFVDRNGQFINLDDDLVDVEDESDGNEVENEVENDSDNVEGEDEIDNVEDANLYENVDGGGVPYLNQIFQSVDEAGHFFRAYVLRNGFAIKIQASHRNKDNEIYGRLYVCRLYGKSVVAESSQNKRRREVLPKSECKVRMYVNYQKKKGHWEVTSLELVHNHGLVSPSKMNLVQRERHVNTATRSLIKTLYGSGVRNCQVMNVIGNIHGGNDKVGFNVQHVRNVLRDERMKRFEISDAQAGLDLLHRLNEESGSKYFIRTEVDEENRLKCLVWIDPRCIMAYQNFGDVMDFDTTYRTNRYAMPFVPFTGVNHHYQSVIFGFALMRDEHASTFEWILRTWLEGVGNNPPLTIITDQDQAMESAIAVVLPNTTHLLCSWHISQKFPEKLAHYYSAFPEFKTDFNNYIYKSLTECVFEARWASFVEKYHLQDHKWLKGLYELKHKWIPAYTRNKFSAFQNSTSRSEGMNSFFDKYVSSATGLKEFIENAQKALARQFMREKEEDYVTINLKRPMKLHTTLEYHASCIYTKGMFRRFQDELVESSKYFVEKDRRVSEEGERMGDVYTYYSCYRPMSEPTR
- the LOC141664896 gene encoding protein FAR-RED IMPAIRED RESPONSE 1-like; translated protein: MCTCRMLEHSGLPCRHLLAVFTKKRVSEIPPYYINRRWTMHANRVDGVLPYNLDVGQSHEMTSTDRFNSMTMLTMSFCQSSIASKERYDYAVGVMNREIPILEKMSVDGIKSYESNSQAPNASAHEETILDPIMSQTKGRKKDVRFKSPIESIGKKEKPPRSCTYCQMEGHDKRKCASRLEDLKNVQESQYN